The following coding sequences are from one Solea solea chromosome 4, fSolSol10.1, whole genome shotgun sequence window:
- the sptbn4a gene encoding spectrin beta chain, non-erythrocytic 4 isoform X3 — translation MLMARDTARDEAQKLHRKWLKHQAFMAELARNKEWLAKIEQEGQELIQEKPELRSVVQQKLVEIRECWSDLESTTKAKARQLFENNKPEPAVKSYSDLDHQLSHLERQPPQLEQAHHLPTFNEQLQKFQAMESQIGDFYKDVGELGSLQGVCLPQRGLMAGEKESSEQSGMVETRIVRLIEPLKERRRILLASKEMHQVAQDLEDEILWIQERLPLAYCKDYGNNLQGVQQHVKKNQTLQRELTGRRARVEEVLDRAGIIASLRTPEVEFVREGAGHVRQLWEVLQLETERRSVMLDATLQAQQYYSEAAKVETWLSGQKLQLASEEKGTDESSTLQLLKAHVALEQTVETYAETVGMLSQQCQHLLEMGHPESEQLTKQQSHIDRLYVSLKDMVEHRKTKLEQQYWLYQLNKEVEELEKWITDRETVASSTELGQDLEDVTVLQERFTKFASETNNVGQQRMEQVNKMVNEMIDCGHTDAATIAEWKDGLNESWADLLELMETRRQMLAASHQLHRFFTDCKEVLAQIAGKMKQLPEVRACQANITNPATLQRLMHSFEHALQLLVAQVRQLQENAAQLRTIYAGEKAEAIMVKEQEVMEAWKALLSSCESSRIQVTSVTDKVQFFSVVRENLMWMEGIMGQIGWDEPR, via the exons GAGGGTCAGGAGCTGATCCAGGAGAAGCCAGAGCTGCGCTCCGTGGTTCAGCAGAAGCTCGTGGAGATCCGAGAGTGCTGGTCCGACCTGGAGAGCACCACCAAGGCCAAGGCCCGCCAGCTCTTTGAAAACAACAAGCCCGAGCCGGCAGTGAAGAGCTACTCTGACCTCGACCACCAGCTCTCCCACCTGGAGCGGCAGCCGCCTCAGCTGGAGCAGGCTCATCATCTGCCCACCTTCAATGAGCAGCTCCAGAAATTCCAG GCTATGGAGTCTCAGATAGGGGACTTTTACAAGGATGTGGGAGAGCTGGGCAGCTTGCAGGGGGTCTGCCTTCCTCAGCGGGGCCTGATGGCAGGTGAGAAGGAAAGCAGCGAGCAGTCGGGCATGGTCGAGACGCGCATCGTCCGACTCATTGAGCCCCTGAAGGAGAGACGCCGCATCCTGTTGGCTTCCAAAGAAATGCACCAAGTCGCTCAGGACCTGGAAGATGAGATA CTGTGGATTCAGGAAAGGCTTCCCTTGGCTTACTGTAAGGACTATGGGAATAACCTCCAGGGTGTACAGCAGCATGTAAAAAAGAACCAG ACCCTCCAGAGGGAGCTGACAGGGCGGCGGGCTCGCGTTGAAGAGGTTCTGGACCGGGCGGGTATTATCGCTTCCCTGAGGACTCCCGAGGTGGAGTTTGTGCGTGAAGGGGCGGGACACGTGCGCCAGCTGTGGGAGGTTTTGCAGCTGGAGACAGAACGGAGGTCTGTGATGCTGGATGCTACGCTACAGGCTCAGCAGTACTACAGTGAGGCAGCTAAAGTGGAAACCTGGCTGTCGGGTCAGAAGCTCCAACTTGCCAGTGAAGAAAAAGGCACG GATGAGTCGAGCACTCTGCAGCTGCTGAAGGCCCACGTGGCTCTGGAGCAAACGGTGGAAACGTACGCCGAGACAGTTGGCATGTTATCCCAGCAATGCCAGCACCTGCTGGAAATGGGTCACCCAGAAAG TGAGCAGCTCACCAAGCAGCAGTCCCACATAGACCGGCTGTATGTGTCCCTCAAGGACATGGTGGAGCACAGGAAGACCAAGCTGGAGCAGCAGTACTGGCTCTATCAGCTCAacaaggaggtggaggagttGGAGAAGTGGATCACGGATCGCGAGACCGTGGCCAGTTCCACCGAGCTGGGTCAGGACCTTGAGGATGTCACG GTGCTTCAAGAGAGGTTCACAAAGTTTGCCTCAGAGACCAACAACGTTGGCCAGCAGCGCATGGAGCAGGTGAACAAAATGGTGAACGAGATGATCGACTGCGGCCACACCGACGCGGCCACCATCGCCGAGTGGAAGGACGGCCTGAATGAGTCGTGGGCTGACCTCCTGGAGCTGATGGAGACTCGCAGGCAGATGCTGGCGGCGTCACACCAGCTGCACAGGTTCTTCACCGACTGCAAAGAG GTCTTGGCTCAGATCGCAGGGAAGATGAAGCAGCTGCCAGAGGTGAGAGCGTGCCAGGCCAACATCACCAATCCAGCCACCCTGCAGAGACTCATGCACTCCTTTGAGCATGCCCTTCAACTGCTCGTTGCACAG GTGAGGCAGCTGCAGGAGAACGCTGCCCAGCTGAGGACCATCTACGCTGGCGAGAAGGCCGAGGCCATCATGGTCAAAGagcaggaggtgatggaggcgTGGAAAGCGCTGCTGAGCTCCTGCGAGTCTAGTCGCATCCAGGTTACTTCAGTGACCGACAAGGTGCAGTTCTTCTCGGTGGTGCGTGAAAACCTGATGTGGATGGAAGGCATCATGGGCCAGATAGGCTGGGATGAGCCAAGGTAA